One Aquarana catesbeiana isolate 2022-GZ linkage group LG04, ASM4218655v1, whole genome shotgun sequence genomic region harbors:
- the LOC141141230 gene encoding 5-hydroxytryptamine receptor 3A-like encodes MSQTISESVELQCTGSEAGPSYESLQSVFDKKSFRPTLNYSRPTSVNISFTIYAVLGVNEKSQILTTFLWLRLFWQHEFLTWTPAKCGAVEKISLPVEYIWTPDIIVYEFIDEDKSQRTPFVYVNHTGHIRYDKMLRVVSSCNLGIFNFPFDVQNCSLTFGSYMHTVRDVRLGLALPVEQILQNSLQYLETSGEWELLRIEGNPDILKFGIDEWDIITFRVLIRRRPILYVVNLLVPSAFLMLIDILSFFLPPHSTDRASFKMTLLLGYTVFLLIMNDLLPSTANGTPLIGIYFSVCLALLVLSLLETVIITHVLHRGTLSGSVPCWVKRFVLGFLAQLVCYYDASISDENPITNNNILHPTNENDAPRMAPPSPCHDKVINTEHKDLSLPVLELLPPEALCPGAERQLALINQNLRTVRQMLESRHQLQAHEEQWVQIGYVLDSLLYRLYLIFIGSYAIIIISVWCVWYNI; translated from the exons CTATATCAGAAAGTGTTGAGCTGCAATGCACAGGGTCTGAAGCTGGACCTTCTTATGAATCCCTGCAAAGTGTGTTTGATAAGAAGTCATTTCGTCCAACTCTGAATTACAGCCGACCGACTAGTGTGAATATATCATTTACAATCTATGCAGTGCTTGGAGTG AATGAAAAATCTCAGATTCTCACCACTTTCCTTTGGCTCCGTCTG TTTTGGCAGCATGAGTTCCTGACCTGGACACCAGCAAAATGTGGAGCTGTTGAGAAAATTTCTCTTCCAGTAGAATACATCTGGACACCTGACATAATAGTCTATGAATT TATTGATGAAGATAAATCACAGCGCACACCATTTGTTTATGTAAATCACACAGGGCATATCAGATATGACAAAATGCTTCGCGTAGTCAGCTCATGCAATCTTGGGATCTTCAATTTCCCATTTGATGTTCAAAACTGCTCACTAACCTTTGGCTCTTACATGCACACAG TGAGAGATGTACGGCTTGGACTGGCTCTTCCAGTAGAGCAAATTCTTCAAAACTCACTTCAGTACCTTGAGACCAGTGGAGAGTGGGAACTCCTCAGAATTGAAGGAAACCCTGATATCCTGAAATTTGGCATTGATGAATGGGATATAATCACATTCAGG GTGTTGATCAGACGTCGTCCTATCCTGTATGTGGTGAATCTGCTCGTCCCCAGTGCCTTTCTGATGTTGATTGACATCCTGAGCTTCTTCCTTCCACCACACAGCACTGACAGAGCCTCCTTTAAGATGACCCTGCTCTTGGGATACACTGTGTTTCTGCTCATTATGAATGACTTGTTACCGAGTACAGCCAATGGTACTCCACTGATTG GTATTTACTTCTCAGTTTGCCTGGCTTTGCTTGTGCTCAGTTTACTAGAGACAGTGATTATCACTCATGTACTGCATCGTGGAACGCTGAGTGGCTCAGTGCCATGCTGGGTGAAACGCTTTGTCTTAGGTTTTCTGGCTCAGCTAGTTTGTTACTATGATGCATCTATCAGTGATGAAAACCCTATCACTAATAATAACATACTCCATCCTACTAATGAAAACGATGCACCAAGAATGGCGCCACCCAGTCCTTGCCATGACAAAGTTATTAACACAG AGCACAAGGATTTATCACTACCAGTGCTGGAACTGCTCCCACCAGAAGCTCTGTGCCCTGGTGCAGAAAGGCAACTGGCACTTATCAACCAGAATCTTCGTACGGTGAGACAAATGTTAGAAAGTAGGCATCAGCTGCAGGCACATGAAGAACAGTGGGTGCAAATTGGCTATGTGTTGGACTCGCTGTTATATCGTCTTTATTTGATCTTCATTGGGTCATATGCCATTATCATCATCAGTGTGTGGTGTGTCTGGTATAACATATAA